One genomic region from Sulfurospirillum oryzae encodes:
- a CDS encoding Gfo/Idh/MocA family oxidoreductase: MKNFALIGAAGYIAPRHMKAIKDTGHDLVCALDKNDSVGIIDSYFPNASFFTEFERFDRFVDKWHREKDKKIEYVAIATPNYLHDSHIRFALRNGAHAICEKPLVLNPHNIDQLKIIEEESGKKVYNILQLRLHDSIIALKEKISQELASTPNKIYDIDLTYLTSRGQWYFTSWKGDATKSGEIATNIGVHFFDMLSWIFGPIEENIVHLKQADTNAGFMKLKNANVRWFLSVNYDYIPEEVKASGKRTFRSILVDGKELEFSEGFTELHTMSYKHILEGGGFGLEEARNSINIVSTIRRLEPLGLKGEYHPFAYKVLH, encoded by the coding sequence ATGAAAAATTTTGCATTAATAGGTGCCGCTGGTTACATAGCGCCGAGACATATGAAAGCAATTAAAGATACTGGACATGATCTTGTATGTGCTTTAGATAAAAATGATAGTGTAGGTATTATTGATAGTTATTTTCCAAATGCTAGTTTTTTTACAGAATTTGAGAGGTTCGATCGTTTTGTAGATAAGTGGCATAGAGAAAAAGATAAAAAAATTGAATATGTAGCAATTGCAACACCCAATTACCTTCATGATTCCCATATCCGTTTTGCCTTGCGTAATGGTGCGCATGCAATTTGTGAAAAGCCATTAGTCCTTAATCCTCACAATATTGATCAGCTCAAAATAATTGAAGAAGAAAGTGGCAAAAAAGTTTATAATATTTTACAACTCAGGCTTCATGATTCTATTATTGCGCTGAAAGAAAAGATTAGTCAAGAATTAGCCTCTACCCCAAATAAAATATATGATATTGACTTAACCTATCTTACAAGTCGAGGTCAATGGTATTTTACAAGTTGGAAAGGGGATGCGACTAAAAGTGGTGAAATAGCTACTAATATTGGTGTGCATTTTTTTGATATGCTCTCTTGGATATTTGGACCTATTGAAGAAAATATTGTACATCTCAAACAAGCTGATACTAATGCTGGTTTTATGAAGCTCAAAAACGCAAATGTTAGATGGTTTTTGAGTGTCAATTATGACTATATCCCTGAAGAAGTTAAAGCGAGTGGTAAACGAACATTTCGAAGTATTTTAGTTGATGGTAAAGAATTAGAATTTAGTGAAGGTTTTACAGAACTTCATACCATGAGCTATAAGCATATTTTAGAAGGTGGCGGGTTTGGTTTAGAAGAAGCACGTAATTCTATCAATATTGTTTCAACTATTCGAAGATTAGAACCATTAGGTCTTAAAGGTGAATACCATCCATTTGCTTACAAGGTGTTACATTAA
- a CDS encoding acyltransferase, with the protein METISYFVHESSYLDKNIAIGKNTKIWHFSHILNGSSIGENCSFGQNCVVGPNVSIGNGVKVQNNVSIYEGVEIEDDVFLGPSMVFTNVINPRAFIVRRNEFKKTLLKKGCSIGANATIICGISIGEFALIGSGSVVNKDVKPYALMVGVPARQIGWVSKSGNTLKFDEHGEAIDIFEGSRYKIIDDKIYNLDEKDVYAV; encoded by the coding sequence ATGGAAACTATCTCTTATTTTGTACATGAATCAAGTTATCTTGATAAAAATATTGCTATTGGGAAGAATACAAAGATTTGGCATTTTTCGCATATATTAAATGGCTCAAGCATAGGGGAAAATTGCTCTTTTGGACAAAATTGTGTAGTTGGTCCAAATGTTAGTATTGGCAATGGTGTCAAAGTACAAAACAATGTTTCTATTTATGAAGGTGTAGAAATAGAAGATGATGTTTTTTTAGGTCCATCTATGGTTTTTACTAATGTAATTAACCCTAGAGCATTTATTGTACGCCGTAATGAATTTAAAAAAACGCTATTAAAAAAAGGTTGTTCAATTGGTGCTAATGCAACAATTATTTGCGGTATAAGTATTGGAGAATTTGCTTTAATTGGAAGTGGCTCTGTTGTAAATAAAGATGTCAAACCCTATGCTCTTATGGTTGGTGTGCCAGCAAGACAAATTGGTTGGGTAAGTAAGTCTGGAAATACTTTAAAATTTGATGAGCATGGAGAAGCAATTGACATATTTGAAGGTAGTAGATATAAGATAATAGATGATAAAATATATAATTTAGATGAAAAGGACGTATATGCAGTCTAA
- a CDS encoding acyltransferase, which translates to MQSKFANIYFYPTANVSENSEIGVGSKIWQNVQVREGAIIGKNCNISKDVYIDFNVSIGNNCKIQNGVSIFHGVTIEDDVFVGPNAVFTNDKVPRSFNLEWSVVPTLVKHGSSIGANATIVCGITIGEYAMVGAGSVVTKDVKPYTLVLGNPAKFYSYIDKMGNKIEYDPLDK; encoded by the coding sequence ATGCAGTCTAAATTTGCAAATATTTATTTTTACCCAACAGCAAATGTGTCAGAAAATTCAGAAATTGGGGTTGGCTCAAAAATATGGCAAAATGTTCAAGTTCGAGAAGGCGCTATTATTGGCAAAAATTGCAATATAAGCAAAGATGTTTATATAGACTTTAATGTTTCGATTGGAAATAACTGTAAAATACAAAATGGTGTTTCAATATTTCATGGAGTTACTATTGAAGATGACGTTTTTGTTGGCCCCAATGCAGTATTTACGAATGATAAAGTACCAAGATCTTTTAACTTAGAATGGAGTGTTGTTCCAACTTTGGTTAAACATGGTTCGAGTATTGGAGCAAACGCAACTATTGTATGTGGTATTACTATTGGCGAATATGCAATGGTAGGCGCAGGATCAGTTGTGACAAAAGATGTTAAGCCATATACTTTAGTTTTAGGAAATCCCGCAAAATTTTATTCTTACATTGATAAAATGGGAAATAAAATAGAATATGATCCATTGGATAAATGA
- a CDS encoding SDR family NAD(P)-dependent oxidoreductase translates to MRPSIQNNVVLVTGGAGFIGSHLVDRLILEGAKEIIVVDNLFLGNEDNIKNALSKGVIFYKDDIEITSSLDYIFERHEIDIVFNCATKALNYSFVNPKNAFDTNVNGILNLLEHQRKKHFKTLVHFSTSEVYGSAIYEPMDEQHPLNPTTTYAAGKAAADIALKSWVNMFNLDAFIVRPFNNYGPRQNHKGYLAGVIPITAYRILKGISPEIHGTGLQSRDFIYVLDTVDAIIKLYPLMKTADSINISTDGQISMKDIIYKIANLMEYKGEILNKPARGADVECHNASNEKIKSMINYQLTSFDDGMVATLQWYKENIK, encoded by the coding sequence ATGAGACCTTCTATTCAAAATAATGTTGTTTTGGTAACGGGTGGTGCAGGATTTATTGGTAGTCATCTTGTAGACCGACTTATTCTTGAAGGTGCGAAAGAGATTATTGTTGTAGATAATTTATTTTTGGGCAATGAGGATAATATAAAGAATGCTTTATCTAAAGGTGTCATTTTTTATAAAGATGATATTGAAATTACCTCATCACTTGATTATATCTTTGAGCGACATGAAATCGATATTGTGTTTAATTGTGCGACAAAAGCATTAAATTATTCTTTTGTAAACCCAAAAAATGCATTTGACACAAATGTAAATGGAATATTAAATCTTTTAGAGCATCAACGAAAAAAACATTTTAAGACACTAGTACATTTTTCTACTTCAGAAGTTTATGGATCTGCTATTTATGAACCGATGGATGAACAACATCCTTTAAATCCAACAACAACATATGCGGCAGGCAAGGCAGCAGCTGATATTGCTTTAAAAAGTTGGGTCAATATGTTCAACCTTGATGCATTTATTGTTCGTCCATTTAATAATTATGGACCAAGGCAAAATCATAAAGGATACCTTGCGGGGGTTATTCCGATAACTGCATATAGAATTTTGAAAGGGATATCACCAGAAATACATGGTACAGGACTTCAAAGCAGAGATTTTATTTATGTGCTTGATACAGTTGATGCAATTATTAAGCTTTATCCTTTAATGAAAACAGCTGATAGCATCAATATTTCAACTGATGGGCAAATTTCGATGAAAGATATTATCTATAAGATAGCTAATCTAATGGAATATAAAGGTGAAATTTTAAACAAACCTGCGCGTGGAGCAGATGTTGAATGTCATAATGCAAGTAATGAAAAAATAAAATCAATGATCAATTATCAATTAACGTCATTTGATGATGGAATGGTTGCTACCCTACAATGGTACAAGGAAAATATAAAATGA
- a CDS encoding DegT/DnrJ/EryC1/StrS family aminotransferase → MIKLIKPYISYDEVQDNFREIFESGWFTKGKFVEQFREEIKKYTGAKHVYLATSATTALTMALKAVNIKNGDEVIVSDFSFPATANVVEDLGAIPIFADVSLETFNMLSKELESKITPRTKAVIFVDALGNPSGIHKIKEICKKHSVPLIEDGACAIGSSEFGIKCGGDIADITCFSFHPRKLLTTGEGGAITFNDEKYVDFFEVKLNHGAKVENGKFDFIDFGYNYRLSELQAVMGIKQVKKLDIIVKSRNTIRNEYIQALEPLGFEVQQVTDGIVYNVQSLVFKVPKEINRNQLIDYLKENGIESTIGTYCLSGTTYYANKYNNVQPNAEYLELNAITLPCYDDVNIRFITSRIREFVNA, encoded by the coding sequence ATGATTAAATTAATTAAACCTTATATCTCATATGACGAGGTTCAAGATAACTTTAGAGAAATATTTGAAAGTGGTTGGTTTACTAAAGGCAAATTTGTTGAGCAATTTAGAGAAGAAATTAAAAAATATACGGGCGCAAAGCACGTATATTTAGCAACTTCTGCTACAACTGCATTAACAATGGCTTTGAAAGCAGTAAATATAAAAAATGGCGATGAAGTGATTGTTTCTGATTTTTCGTTTCCTGCAACAGCAAATGTTGTAGAAGATTTAGGAGCTATACCTATTTTTGCAGATGTGAGTTTAGAAACTTTTAATATGCTTTCTAAAGAATTGGAATCTAAAATTACACCAAGAACAAAAGCGGTAATATTTGTAGATGCACTTGGTAATCCAAGTGGTATTCACAAAATCAAAGAAATTTGTAAAAAGCATAGTGTTCCACTTATAGAGGATGGTGCATGTGCAATAGGAAGCAGTGAATTTGGTATTAAATGCGGTGGGGATATTGCTGATATTACATGCTTTAGCTTTCATCCAAGAAAACTTTTAACTACTGGCGAAGGTGGCGCTATAACGTTTAACGATGAAAAGTATGTAGATTTTTTTGAAGTAAAGCTCAATCATGGTGCTAAAGTTGAAAATGGAAAATTTGATTTTATAGATTTTGGTTATAATTATAGGCTTTCGGAGCTACAAGCTGTTATGGGAATAAAGCAAGTCAAAAAGCTTGATATTATTGTTAAATCTCGTAATACTATTAGGAATGAATATATACAAGCGCTTGAACCATTGGGGTTTGAGGTTCAGCAAGTAACTGATGGGATAGTTTATAATGTTCAATCTTTAGTTTTTAAAGTGCCAAAAGAAATAAATAGAAATCAGTTAATAGATTATCTAAAAGAAAATGGGATTGAAAGCACAATAGGTACCTATTGCCTTAGCGGAACAACTTATTATGCAAATAAATATAATAATGTTCAGCCTAATGCTGAATATTTAGAATTAAACGCCATAACTTTACCATGCTATGATGATGTAAATATTCGTTTTATCACATCTAGAATAAGAGAATTTGTAAATGCTTAG
- a CDS encoding acyltransferase yields MLRNFFLLLFEKRDEIKKKFKRVLPIGDYISDRWEKAQYCGFGEFTSIYDSSLVLGNVKVGKNCWIGPFTILDGSGGSLLIGDNCNISAGTHIYTHDTVDKVLYGHEVKKLDTTIGNNVYIGPNVVVIKGITIGDNVIIGANSFVNKDIPSYSKAFGTPIKIISSIKK; encoded by the coding sequence ATGCTTAGAAATTTCTTTTTACTATTGTTTGAAAAAAGAGATGAAATAAAGAAAAAATTCAAAAGAGTCTTGCCAATTGGGGATTATATTAGCGATAGATGGGAAAAAGCTCAGTATTGTGGTTTTGGAGAATTTACAAGCATTTATGATAGTAGTCTTGTTTTAGGTAATGTAAAAGTTGGTAAAAATTGTTGGATTGGTCCATTTACAATTTTGGATGGTTCTGGCGGTTCTTTATTAATTGGAGATAATTGTAATATCTCTGCGGGTACGCATATCTATACACATGATACTGTTGACAAGGTATTGTATGGACATGAAGTTAAAAAATTAGATACCACAATAGGAAATAATGTTTATATTGGTCCGAATGTGGTTGTGATAAAAGGAATTACAATTGGCGACAATGTTATTATTGGTGCCAATAGTTTTGTGAATAAAGATATACCAAGCTATTCCAAGGCATTTGGGACGCCCATAAAAATAATAAGTAGTATTAAAAAATGA
- a CDS encoding N-acetyl sugar amidotransferase: MNEDLNTNLMVCSKCIYDERVSYIKFDENGVCNYCHQLEMLKNEYGTGQNKGEEKFLKILDQIKRDGKNKKYDCIIGVSGGTDSSYMLYLAKQWGLRPLAVHYDNTWNSAIATENIRKVLKALDIDLYTHVIDNKEADDIFRSFFFADVSEIEASTDLALAEVMYRAAWKYKVKYVLEGHSFITEGITPVGRNYFDGKYIKSIHKIFGKLPMKSYPLMTLSRFLFWVVFAKIQKIRPFWYINYNKEDARIFLEKKYKWKYYGGHHLENRMTAFFHSIYLPQKFNTDMRNNTLSALVRNGQISRIEAWNEYIKPPHIEKDLVEYFKKRLELTDECYNEIMARKPKSWNEYPTYKRIFEFLRPLFKVLANANLVPMSFYLKYCFPMPKGDKK; the protein is encoded by the coding sequence ATGAATGAAGATTTAAATACAAATTTAATGGTATGCTCTAAATGTATTTATGATGAAAGAGTTTCGTATATAAAATTTGACGAAAATGGAGTATGTAATTATTGTCATCAACTTGAGATGTTAAAAAATGAATATGGTACTGGACAAAACAAAGGTGAAGAGAAATTCCTCAAGATTCTTGATCAAATAAAAAGAGATGGAAAAAATAAAAAATATGATTGTATTATAGGTGTTAGTGGAGGCACAGATTCATCGTATATGTTATATTTAGCGAAACAATGGGGATTACGACCATTAGCTGTGCATTATGATAATACATGGAATAGTGCTATTGCAACAGAGAATATCAGAAAAGTGCTCAAGGCACTTGATATAGATTTATATACACATGTTATTGACAATAAAGAAGCGGATGATATATTTAGATCATTTTTTTTTGCTGATGTATCTGAAATAGAAGCTTCTACTGATTTGGCTCTTGCTGAGGTTATGTATAGGGCAGCATGGAAGTACAAAGTCAAATATGTATTAGAAGGTCATTCATTTATTACTGAAGGGATTACTCCAGTTGGACGAAATTATTTTGATGGGAAATATATAAAATCTATTCACAAAATATTTGGTAAATTACCAATGAAATCTTATCCTCTTATGACGTTGAGCCGATTTTTATTTTGGGTAGTTTTTGCAAAAATTCAAAAAATTAGACCGTTTTGGTATATAAATTATAATAAAGAAGATGCACGGATATTTTTAGAAAAAAAATATAAATGGAAATACTATGGAGGACATCATTTAGAAAATAGAATGACAGCTTTTTTTCATAGTATTTATCTACCCCAAAAGTTTAATACAGATATGCGAAATAATACTTTATCTGCACTTGTCAGAAATGGTCAAATAAGCAGAATTGAAGCATGGAATGAATACATCAAGCCACCACATATTGAAAAAGACCTCGTAGAGTATTTTAAAAAAAGATTAGAATTAACAGATGAATGCTATAACGAGATTATGGCTAGAAAACCTAAGTCTTGGAATGAATATCCTACCTATAAAAGGATATTTGAATTCCTTAGACCTCTTTTTAAAGTTTTAGCAAATGCCAACTTAGTTCCTATGAGCTTTTATTTGAAATACTGTTTTCCAATGCCAAAGGGTGATAAAAAATGA
- the hisH gene encoding imidazole glycerol phosphate synthase subunit HisH, with amino-acid sequence MITIVDYGMGNLGSIKNMFKYIGIQSTIESDVDRIKNASKILLPGVGSFDTAMKKINEGSLREVLNDKALKEKVPILGICLGMQLLTEESEEGRLDGLGWIAAKAMNFKDRIDIKYRIPHMGWNVVKKSNPSLLTNGFENFDEPRFYFVHSYFVKVEDENHSILKTHYGVEFDSAIQKENIYGAQFHPEKSHKFGMKLFENFARI; translated from the coding sequence ATGATTACAATTGTAGATTATGGTATGGGGAATCTTGGATCTATAAAAAACATGTTTAAATATATTGGAATTCAATCTACGATAGAAAGTGACGTTGATAGAATTAAGAACGCTTCAAAAATACTTTTACCAGGTGTTGGTTCTTTTGATACTGCTATGAAAAAAATCAATGAGGGTAGTTTACGAGAAGTATTGAATGACAAGGCATTAAAGGAAAAAGTACCTATTCTTGGAATTTGTTTAGGTATGCAACTTTTGACAGAGGAAAGTGAAGAAGGAAGGCTTGATGGACTGGGTTGGATAGCTGCAAAGGCTATGAACTTTAAAGATAGAATCGACATAAAATATCGAATTCCTCATATGGGTTGGAATGTGGTCAAAAAATCAAATCCAAGCTTATTGACAAATGGTTTTGAAAATTTCGATGAACCTAGATTTTATTTTGTACATTCATATTTTGTAAAAGTTGAAGATGAAAATCACTCGATATTAAAAACACATTATGGCGTAGAATTTGATAGCGCTATACAAAAAGAGAATATTTATGGTGCACAGTTCCATCCTGAGAAAAGTCATAAGTTTGGTATGAAACTTTTTGAAAATTTTGCAAGGATATAA
- a CDS encoding AglZ/HisF2 family acetamidino modification protein has translation MLRTRVIPCLLLKNESLIKTVKFKEYNYIGDPVNTVRIFNELEVDELMFLDIFASKENRSINFKILKDIANECFMPLSYGGNIKSLEDAKRIFEIGFEKVVINSNAFNNPKLIEEIARYFGVQSVVGSIDVKKTFFGHLKMYSCHGRKKQNISILEWVKQLENAGIGELLITSIDREGSWEGYDIDLIKSISESVQVPVIANGGCGNIEHIKEIVHKTNVSACAVGSMVVYQKKGMGVLINFPIAEDIVKL, from the coding sequence ATGTTGCGAACTAGAGTGATACCATGTCTACTTTTGAAAAATGAAAGCCTTATAAAAACAGTAAAGTTTAAGGAGTACAATTACATAGGCGACCCTGTAAATACAGTGAGAATATTTAACGAATTAGAAGTTGATGAATTGATGTTTTTAGATATATTTGCTTCCAAGGAAAATAGAAGTATTAATTTTAAAATTCTTAAAGATATTGCAAATGAGTGTTTTATGCCTCTTAGCTATGGCGGGAATATAAAGAGCCTTGAGGATGCTAAAAGGATTTTTGAGATTGGTTTTGAAAAAGTTGTAATTAATTCAAATGCTTTTAATAATCCAAAGCTTATCGAAGAAATAGCACGATATTTTGGTGTTCAAAGTGTTGTAGGTTCAATAGATGTTAAAAAAACTTTTTTTGGTCATCTAAAGATGTACTCATGCCATGGGAGAAAAAAACAAAATATATCTATTCTTGAATGGGTTAAACAGCTAGAAAACGCTGGTATTGGAGAACTACTGATCACGTCAATTGATAGAGAAGGTAGTTGGGAAGGATATGATATTGATTTAATCAAAAGTATCTCTGAATCTGTACAAGTCCCCGTTATTGCCAATGGAGGCTGTGGTAACATTGAGCATATCAAAGAGATTGTTCACAAAACCAATGTTTCTGCCTGTGCTGTTGGTAGTATGGTCGTTTATCAAAAAAAAGGAATGGGTGTTTTGATTAATTTTCCTATTGCTGAAGATATAGTAAAACTATGA